ATCAATGGTTCTACCTTCCGAAAATATTTGCGTACTTTCTAAGATAGAAGCGTACCCTACTGATACTATTAACGCATAAGTGGCTGCCTTGTTGCGTAACCCATAATACGTACGCTGTTTAGCAAACCCAATAGCCATTAGCAAAGCCAATCCAGCAAATATTCCAGTATGAACTATTTTATCAATACTGAATAGACTAGTACCCGTTTGAGGCAGATGTTGCCCGGGTAAAATAATGAGAACCAGGATGAGGATCATCCATAAAAGAGTATACAAGTTGAAGCGCCAGAACATAATGGCAGATCACACCTCTATTGGCTATTGCCCAATAACTTCTTGGTAATCGGCTTGGCTAAGCAGTTCATCCAGACTAGTAGAATCGCTAAGCTTAATCTTAATCATCCAGCCTTTCTCATAGGGGTCTTCATTAACCAACTCTGGCGAACCTTCTAATTCGGGATTAATTTCTAACACTGTACCTGCCACCGGCATAAACAGATCAGATACCGTTTTTACGGCTTCCACCGTACCAAAAACCTCACCGTGTGCTAACTCTTCGCCTTCTGTTTCAATTTCTACGTAGACAATGTCGCCTAGCTCTTGTTGAGCAAAATCAGTAATGCCCACGTAAGCCTCATCGCCATCTATTCGTAGCCATTCGTGGTCTTTGGTGTACTTTAGTGAATCAGGAATGTTCATGCGCTAATAGAGATAATACAAATTGTGTAATATTAATTTCAAATGGGACATGCCAGATTAAGTATTGTTTAATCTTACAAGCAGTTATGCAGAATTTAATTGTAGCTTTTACACTAAGTGGAACTTCTTAATAGCTATCCTCAGAAGTGTTAGCAGCAATTCGTTCAAAAGTAGCTTTTTTCTGAATTCTAGGAAAAGTTTAGTTCTAGTTTTTATTGAGCAAGGTTAAAACGTACTTGAGTGCCAAATTCGGTGGTAGTACGGCGAA
This region of Tunicatimonas pelagia genomic DNA includes:
- a CDS encoding VanZ family protein yields the protein MFWRFNLYTLLWMILILVLIILPGQHLPQTGTSLFSIDKIVHTGIFAGLALLMAIGFAKQRTYYGLRNKAATYALIVSVGYASILESTQIFSEGRTIDMYDAIANTVGCVAGYGMFFVIYRR
- the gcvH gene encoding glycine cleavage system protein GcvH, with amino-acid sequence MNIPDSLKYTKDHEWLRIDGDEAYVGITDFAQQELGDIVYVEIETEGEELAHGEVFGTVEAVKTVSDLFMPVAGTVLEINPELEGSPELVNEDPYEKGWMIKIKLSDSTSLDELLSQADYQEVIGQ